From one Myxococcota bacterium genomic stretch:
- a CDS encoding SDR family NAD(P)-dependent oxidoreductase yields the protein MSTLSGRIAVVTGATRGIGRGVAMALGEQGATVYVSGRTVDGDRSIDAAAKEVTQRGGEGRAVRCDHGNDADITALFARVKDEAGRLDVLVNNVYKVPDKPAWGGGFWEHPVEIWDDQVGIGLRAHYVASWHAAPLLFASERAAVFNISSPGGESYHFSASYGAGKAGLDRLTKDMAQELQPKGVPAVVIYPGVVSTEFIVDTAKHTGMDLSQAQSPLLVGRCVNALLASDDLMERTGTIQWVEDVAEEFDVRDENGARPTEGYPRRVRT from the coding sequence ATGAGCACTCTGTCCGGACGCATCGCCGTCGTCACCGGCGCCACGCGCGGCATCGGCCGCGGGGTGGCGATGGCCCTGGGTGAACAGGGCGCCACGGTCTACGTGAGCGGCCGCACGGTCGACGGCGACCGCTCCATCGACGCCGCCGCCAAGGAAGTCACTCAGCGGGGCGGCGAGGGTCGCGCCGTTCGCTGCGATCACGGCAACGACGCCGACATCACCGCGCTCTTCGCACGTGTGAAGGACGAAGCGGGTCGGCTCGACGTGCTCGTCAACAACGTCTACAAGGTTCCCGACAAGCCGGCCTGGGGAGGCGGCTTCTGGGAGCACCCGGTCGAGATCTGGGACGATCAGGTGGGCATCGGACTGCGCGCCCACTACGTCGCCAGCTGGCACGCGGCCCCCCTGCTGTTCGCCTCCGAGCGCGCCGCCGTCTTCAACATCTCCTCTCCCGGCGGCGAGAGCTACCACTTCAGCGCGTCCTACGGCGCGGGGAAGGCGGGCCTCGATCGGCTGACGAAGGACATGGCGCAGGAGCTCCAGCCCAAGGGCGTGCCCGCTGTCGTGATCTATCCGGGCGTCGTCTCGACCGAGTTCATCGTCGACACCGCGAAGCACACCGGGATGGACCTCTCCCAGGCCCAGAGTCCGCTCCTGGTGGGACGCTGCGTGAACGCCTTGCTCGCGAGCGACGACCTGATGGAACGCACCGGGACGATCCAGTGGGTCGAAGACGTGGCCGAGGAGTTCGACGTTCGCGACGAGAACGGGGCGCGCCCGACCGAGGGCTACCCCCGGCGGGTGCGCACCTAG
- a CDS encoding VOC family protein, which translates to MEFFAADYVVLIVNDLDRSLAFYTGRLGLQLNHRVDAYAQLATGRTRIALYQREAMAETLGRPLSAPDPDAPSFELGFKVEDVDAAYDELVEAGVPSVIEPTTRPWGQRTAYLRDPDGYLIELAQDPEPR; encoded by the coding sequence ATGGAATTCTTCGCCGCCGACTACGTCGTGTTGATCGTCAACGATCTCGACCGGAGTCTCGCCTTCTACACCGGGCGGCTCGGCTTGCAACTCAACCACCGCGTCGACGCCTATGCCCAGCTCGCCACCGGGCGCACCCGCATCGCGCTCTACCAGCGCGAAGCCATGGCCGAGACCCTGGGACGGCCGCTTTCTGCGCCCGACCCGGACGCGCCCAGCTTCGAACTCGGCTTCAAAGTGGAAGACGTCGACGCCGCCTACGACGAGCTCGTCGAAGCCGGCGTGCCGTCGGTGATCGAACCGACGACCCGTCCCTGGGGCCAGCGCACGGCCTACCTGCGTGATCCGGACGGCTACCTGATCGAGCTGGCCCAGGATCCCGAACCGCGCTGA
- a CDS encoding DNA-formamidopyrimidine glycosylase family protein: MPELPDVTVYCERLSAYCVGQPLEKARITGISLLRSVDPPVSAVEGKRVQDVRRLGKRIVIGFEDELYLVFHLMIAGRFRWRPRGAKPSRKMGLAAFDFPEGTLLLTEASSQKRATLHVARGAEALAEHDRGGLEVLEATRSQFEERLLSENRTLKRALTDPRLLSGIGNAYSDEILHRARLSPVTWTTRLSDDDWERLYEAIRIVLEEWTERLRAQVGDGFPEKVTAFRPEMAVHGRYGEPCPDCGAKVQRIVYASNETNYCAPCQTGGKLLADRALSQLLKKDWPRSLEELEARKQSG; the protein is encoded by the coding sequence GTGCCCGAGCTCCCCGACGTGACCGTCTACTGCGAGCGCCTGTCCGCGTACTGCGTGGGCCAGCCGCTCGAAAAGGCGCGGATCACAGGCATCTCGCTCCTGCGCAGCGTCGACCCTCCGGTCTCTGCCGTGGAGGGGAAACGTGTCCAGGACGTGCGGCGACTCGGCAAGCGCATCGTGATCGGTTTCGAAGACGAGCTCTACCTCGTCTTCCATCTGATGATCGCGGGACGCTTTCGCTGGCGACCCCGCGGCGCGAAGCCGTCGCGCAAGATGGGCCTCGCCGCCTTCGACTTTCCCGAAGGCACGCTGCTCCTCACCGAAGCCAGCAGCCAGAAGCGCGCGACGCTGCATGTGGCGCGCGGCGCCGAAGCACTGGCCGAACACGACCGCGGCGGCCTCGAGGTGCTCGAGGCGACGCGCAGCCAGTTCGAGGAACGCCTGCTCTCCGAGAACCGCACCTTGAAGCGCGCGCTCACCGACCCGCGCCTCTTGAGCGGCATCGGCAACGCCTACTCCGACGAGATCCTCCATCGGGCCCGACTCTCCCCGGTGACCTGGACGACCCGACTCTCGGACGACGACTGGGAGCGTCTCTACGAGGCCATCCGGATCGTTCTCGAGGAGTGGACCGAGCGTCTGCGCGCGCAGGTGGGCGACGGGTTCCCCGAGAAGGTCACCGCGTTCCGGCCCGAGATGGCGGTCCACGGTCGCTACGGCGAGCCCTGTCCGGACTGCGGCGCCAAGGTGCAGCGCATCGTCTATGCGTCGAACGAGACGAACTACTGCGCGCCCTGCCAGACCGGGGGCAAGCTACTCGCCGACCGCGCCCTCTCCCAGCTCCTGAAGAAGGACTGGCCCCGCTCCCTGGAGGAGCTCGAAGCCCGGAAACAGAGCGGGTGA
- a CDS encoding carboxymuconolactone decarboxylase family protein — MSSERRQRGEEMIKKVYAGDVVVPPEGTNAFTDLMLEQLFAEVWTREGLAVRDRRLIIIGIIAALGESMTFGIQVKAALKNGELTPEEVREILIQIAQYAGYPRAAGLIGPAEQAIAAVEKEKAG; from the coding sequence ATGAGCAGTGAACGTCGCCAGCGCGGCGAGGAGATGATCAAGAAGGTCTACGCCGGAGACGTCGTGGTGCCGCCCGAGGGCACGAACGCCTTCACCGACCTGATGCTCGAACAGCTGTTCGCCGAAGTCTGGACGCGAGAGGGGCTGGCGGTCCGCGACCGACGGCTGATCATCATCGGGATCATCGCGGCCCTCGGCGAGTCGATGACCTTCGGCATCCAGGTGAAGGCGGCGCTGAAGAACGGCGAGCTCACGCCCGAGGAGGTGCGCGAGATCCTGATCCAGATCGCCCAATACGCCGGCTATCCGCGCGCGGCGGGTCTGATCGGCCCGGCCGAGCAGGCGATCGCCGCCGTCGAAAAGGAGAAGGCGGGCTAG
- a CDS encoding SDR family NAD(P)-dependent oxidoreductase, whose translation MGRLDGRVSLITGAASGIGLATAIRFAQEGSIVVGLDLQESPEWKQVEDAAPASAFHVVDVRDGEAQNAAAQATVDAHGGIDVCVTAAGIASGGPVHLITPEEWQRVQDVNLTGTFLSAKAVLPSMLERRRGSIITVASVEGMEGAEGGSTYNASKGGVILLTKNMALDYGRMGIRVNCLCPGFIDTPLFRSVVGNDSFPEVYRERIREQHKLGRFGKPEELAGAALFLASDDASFVHGVALPVDGGFTAGHHVGVVEMMGLAG comes from the coding sequence ATGGGTCGACTCGACGGTCGCGTTTCCTTGATCACCGGTGCCGCAAGCGGCATTGGTCTCGCAACGGCCATCCGCTTCGCACAGGAAGGCTCGATCGTGGTCGGTCTCGACCTCCAGGAGTCGCCCGAGTGGAAGCAGGTCGAAGACGCTGCGCCGGCGTCCGCCTTCCACGTCGTCGACGTGCGCGACGGCGAGGCCCAGAACGCCGCCGCCCAGGCCACCGTCGACGCCCACGGCGGGATCGACGTGTGCGTGACCGCGGCGGGCATTGCGAGCGGCGGGCCGGTTCACTTGATCACGCCCGAGGAGTGGCAGCGCGTCCAGGACGTGAACCTGACCGGCACCTTCCTGTCGGCAAAGGCCGTTTTGCCTTCGATGCTCGAGCGTCGACGCGGCAGCATCATCACCGTGGCCAGCGTCGAGGGCATGGAGGGCGCCGAGGGCGGCAGTACCTACAACGCCTCGAAGGGCGGTGTGATCCTGCTGACGAAGAACATGGCGCTCGACTACGGTCGCATGGGCATCCGCGTGAACTGCTTGTGTCCCGGGTTCATCGACACACCGCTCTTCCGCTCGGTCGTGGGCAACGACAGCTTTCCCGAGGTGTATCGCGAGCGGATTCGCGAGCAGCACAAGCTCGGTCGCTTCGGCAAGCCCGAGGAGTTGGCGGGCGCGGCCCTGTTCCTGGCTTCGGACGATGCATCCTTCGTCCACGGCGTCGCGTTGCCGGTGGATGGCGGGTTCACGGCCGGCCACCACGTCGGCGTGGTCGAGATGATGGGGCTGGCCGGCTAG
- a CDS encoding cytochrome P450, with protein MSLFNPYAYEVHEDPYPFYARLREEAPVYRNEEFDFCALSRHADVLAAFKDTALYSNDHGVSLDPASWGPQAALGTSFLGLDPPRHTRLRKLVSKAFTPRRVGALEPRIRAMSVDYLDPLVGSGGFDMIAELAGKVPMDVISEMLGVPEADRAELRRRADLLVHREEGIHDLPPEGVAAFAWIRDYFRRLIADRRKRPGEDMLSALLEVEVDGERLVEDDLLSFANLMIVAGNETTTKLLASALYWLWRTPSERARVASDPDAWIPAWVEETLRFDNSTQMLARRVTREHTLHGETLRPGDRALLLVGSANRDERAFERPDAYDLGRDTTASLSFGRGVHFCLGAALARLEGRVVLEEWWKRFPDYEVDPSGAVRVHSVNVRGFAVLPVKL; from the coding sequence ATGTCGCTCTTCAATCCCTACGCCTACGAGGTCCACGAGGACCCGTACCCGTTCTACGCGCGGCTGCGGGAAGAGGCGCCGGTCTACCGCAACGAGGAGTTCGACTTCTGCGCGCTGTCGCGCCACGCCGACGTCCTCGCCGCCTTCAAGGACACGGCGCTCTACTCGAACGACCACGGGGTCTCGCTCGATCCGGCCTCCTGGGGGCCGCAGGCAGCGTTAGGCACCTCGTTCCTCGGTCTCGACCCGCCCCGACACACCCGCCTGCGGAAGCTGGTGTCGAAGGCGTTCACGCCGCGCCGGGTCGGCGCGCTCGAGCCGCGCATTCGCGCGATGAGCGTCGACTACCTCGACCCGCTGGTGGGCTCGGGCGGCTTCGACATGATCGCCGAGCTCGCGGGCAAGGTGCCGATGGACGTGATCAGCGAGATGCTGGGCGTTCCCGAGGCGGATCGCGCCGAGCTGCGCCGCCGGGCCGACCTGCTCGTCCACCGCGAAGAGGGGATCCACGATCTGCCGCCCGAGGGAGTCGCTGCCTTCGCCTGGATCCGCGACTACTTCCGCCGGCTGATTGCAGACCGCCGCAAGCGGCCGGGCGAAGACATGCTGTCGGCGCTCCTCGAAGTCGAGGTCGACGGCGAGCGCCTCGTCGAGGACGACCTGCTCTCGTTCGCGAACCTGATGATCGTGGCGGGCAACGAGACCACCACGAAGCTGCTCGCCAGCGCGCTCTATTGGCTGTGGCGGACGCCCAGCGAGCGCGCGCGCGTCGCCAGCGATCCCGACGCCTGGATCCCGGCGTGGGTGGAAGAGACCCTGCGCTTCGACAACTCCACCCAGATGCTCGCGCGTCGGGTGACCCGCGAACACACGCTGCACGGCGAGACCCTGCGACCGGGCGATCGCGCGCTGCTGCTGGTGGGCTCGGCGAACCGCGACGAGCGCGCCTTCGAGCGGCCCGACGCCTACGACCTCGGTCGCGATACCACCGCGAGCCTGTCCTTCGGGCGCGGCGTGCACTTCTGTCTGGGCGCGGCGCTGGCACGCCTCGAGGGGCGCGTCGTCCTCGAGGAGTGGTGGAAGCGCTTCCCCGACTATGAGGTCGACCCGAGCGGCGCGGTGCGCGTGCACTCGGTGAACGTGCGCGGCTTCGCCGTGCTGCCCGTGAAACTCTGA
- the dapF gene encoding diaminopimelate epimerase, whose product MRNGFFKGHGLGNDYLVVDPDELDFRLTPARIRTLCDRHLGVGSDGLLVLVPSKRADFGLRIYNPDGSEAEKSGNGLRIFARFLDATGRTRRRRYRVETPGGVVTVSLTPDRYGDASDVTIGMGTARFDPAALPCNLDVPELVDQRIRVGSRSLRFTGVSVGNPHCVVFLPKGKDVSSRELHTLGPALETHPIFPRFTNVQLVVPRSRQRLAAWVWERGAGATEASGSSACAVAAAAVRRGVAKSPVSIVMPGGVLEVDVDADYAVTLRGPVEEVARGRLAPSFVRSLSGKARRS is encoded by the coding sequence GTGCGCAACGGCTTCTTCAAGGGACACGGCCTCGGCAACGATTACCTGGTGGTCGACCCCGACGAACTCGACTTCCGGCTCACGCCCGCGCGGATCCGCACGCTCTGCGATCGCCACCTGGGCGTCGGCAGCGATGGACTGCTGGTGCTGGTGCCCTCGAAACGCGCCGACTTCGGGCTGCGCATCTACAACCCGGACGGCAGCGAGGCCGAGAAGTCGGGGAACGGGCTGCGCATCTTCGCGCGCTTCCTGGACGCGACGGGCCGCACGCGACGGCGCCGCTATCGGGTCGAGACGCCGGGGGGGGTGGTGACCGTGTCGCTCACGCCCGACCGCTACGGCGACGCGTCGGACGTGACGATCGGGATGGGGACTGCGCGCTTCGATCCTGCCGCGCTTCCCTGCAACCTCGATGTCCCCGAGCTCGTGGACCAGCGGATCCGTGTGGGTTCGCGCAGTCTGCGCTTCACCGGCGTGTCGGTCGGCAACCCCCACTGCGTGGTCTTCCTGCCGAAGGGGAAGGACGTGTCGTCTCGCGAGCTCCACACGCTGGGTCCCGCGCTCGAGACCCACCCGATCTTCCCGCGCTTCACCAACGTCCAGCTGGTCGTGCCGCGCTCGCGCCAGCGTCTGGCCGCCTGGGTGTGGGAACGCGGCGCCGGCGCCACCGAGGCCTCGGGGTCGTCGGCGTGTGCGGTCGCGGCCGCCGCGGTACGACGCGGGGTCGCGAAGAGTCCCGTCTCCATCGTGATGCCCGGGGGCGTCCTCGAGGTCGACGTCGACGCGGACTACGCGGTGACGCTGCGCGGACCCGTCGAAGAAGTCGCGCGCGGGCGTCTCGCGCCGTCGTTCGTGCGATCGCTGTCCGGGAAAGCGCGGCGGAGCTAG
- a CDS encoding TetR/AcrR family transcriptional regulator has protein sequence MTRRTQAERTASTRGRILRAAVESLAQVGYQRTTANEITRRAGVTWGAVQHHFGDKEGILDAVIEASFERFEARLGDFPGADTPLEARVAHFVDRAWEHFGSAEYRSTFEILANHARGLADADPPPWHAHMFRSWDRVWSQFFADAALPRRRQVALQTHTIAVLTGMASLDMLGRTTDVTRAELDLLKRTLLREMQD, from the coding sequence GTGACCCGACGCACCCAAGCCGAACGCACGGCCAGCACCCGCGGCCGGATCCTGCGCGCCGCCGTCGAGAGTCTCGCCCAGGTCGGCTATCAGCGAACCACCGCCAACGAGATCACCCGGCGCGCGGGCGTCACCTGGGGCGCGGTCCAGCACCACTTCGGCGACAAGGAGGGCATCCTCGACGCGGTGATCGAGGCGTCCTTCGAGCGCTTCGAAGCGCGTCTCGGAGATTTCCCCGGAGCCGACACGCCCCTCGAAGCGCGCGTCGCCCACTTCGTCGATCGGGCCTGGGAACACTTCGGGAGCGCCGAGTACCGCTCGACCTTCGAGATCCTCGCCAACCACGCGCGCGGTCTCGCCGACGCGGATCCGCCGCCCTGGCACGCCCACATGTTCCGCAGCTGGGACCGGGTCTGGAGCCAGTTCTTCGCGGACGCGGCGCTGCCCCGGCGCAGGCAGGTGGCGCTGCAGACCCATACCATCGCGGTGCTGACGGGCATGGCGTCACTGGACATGCTCGGCCGGACGACGGACGTGACGCGTGCCGAACTCGACCTCCTGAAGCGCACCCTCCTCCGCGAGATGCAGGACTAG
- a CDS encoding peroxiredoxin, with protein sequence MPIEVGAKVPDVKIKTMADGGMQDVSTAELFAGKKAVLFAVPGAFTPTCSMQHLPGFIEKAGEIKAKGVDLIACVSVNDAFVMDSWGKDKGAGESVMMLADGNGDFAKAMGLDFDGSGIGFGLRSQRYAAIIEDGVVSALHVEAPMKFEVSSADAILAAL encoded by the coding sequence ATGCCCATCGAAGTCGGTGCGAAGGTTCCGGACGTGAAGATCAAGACCATGGCCGATGGCGGCATGCAGGACGTCTCGACGGCCGAGCTCTTCGCCGGGAAGAAGGCCGTGCTCTTCGCGGTGCCCGGCGCGTTCACGCCCACCTGCTCCATGCAGCACCTGCCCGGGTTCATCGAGAAGGCCGGGGAGATCAAGGCGAAGGGCGTCGACCTGATCGCGTGCGTGTCGGTGAACGACGCCTTCGTGATGGACAGCTGGGGCAAGGACAAGGGCGCGGGCGAATCCGTGATGATGCTGGCCGACGGCAACGGCGACTTCGCGAAGGCGATGGGCCTCGACTTCGACGGCTCGGGGATCGGCTTCGGTCTGCGCTCCCAGCGCTACGCCGCGATCATCGAGGACGGAGTCGTCTCGGCGCTCCACGTCGAAGCGCCGATGAAGTTCGAGGTGAGCAGCGCCGACGCGATCCTGGCCGCGCTCTAG
- a CDS encoding HAD family hydrolase: protein MTIRLAALDLDGTLLDPFAKLTPKVRSAVETLSRRGVRVVVCTGRRFRTALPHARDLGLDGEIIVNNGVLVKDIASGRTLQHAFLDPHLYGGVLEHLRQHAPPLVYIDTYHDGTDILSERIDAMHAFQREYVDDTSEFLQIVDDLGKRDGEGVIMISTMADEPTLEQLREGALERFGARVQTHSIINKNYQGSILEFLSPDAGKWTALERLAASWGIGPSEIAAVGDDTNDAEMIREAGLGIAMGNAGEHVQAVADTVVNSNAEGGAIQAIERILARL from the coding sequence ATGACGATCCGCCTCGCCGCCCTCGACCTCGACGGAACGCTCCTCGACCCCTTCGCGAAGCTCACGCCGAAGGTGCGCAGCGCCGTCGAGACGCTCTCGCGGCGGGGCGTCCGCGTGGTCGTGTGCACCGGGCGTCGCTTCCGGACCGCCCTCCCCCACGCGCGCGACCTCGGCCTCGACGGCGAGATCATCGTGAACAACGGGGTCCTCGTGAAGGACATCGCGTCGGGACGCACCCTCCAGCACGCCTTCCTCGACCCCCACCTCTATGGCGGCGTGCTCGAACATCTGCGGCAGCATGCGCCGCCGCTCGTGTACATCGACACCTACCATGACGGCACCGACATCCTCAGCGAGCGAATCGACGCGATGCACGCCTTCCAGCGCGAGTACGTCGACGACACCAGCGAGTTCCTCCAGATCGTCGACGACCTCGGGAAGCGCGATGGCGAGGGCGTGATCATGATCAGCACGATGGCCGACGAGCCGACCCTCGAACAGCTCCGCGAAGGCGCCCTCGAACGCTTCGGCGCACGGGTCCAGACCCACTCGATCATCAACAAGAACTACCAGGGGAGCATCCTGGAGTTCCTCTCGCCCGACGCGGGGAAGTGGACGGCCCTCGAGCGGCTGGCCGCCTCGTGGGGGATCGGCCCGTCCGAGATCGCCGCCGTCGGCGACGACACGAACGACGCAGAGATGATCCGCGAAGCCGGTCTCGGCATCGCAATGGGCAACGCCGGCGAGCACGTTCAGGCCGTGGCCGACACGGTGGTGAACAGCAACGCCGAAGGCGGTGCGATCCAGGCGATCGAACGGATCCTCGCCCGGCTCTGA
- a CDS encoding MATE family efflux transporter, with product MSEASGSETPDARSRGAGWRNRDHTQGSLASSLFVLALPLVASGVLGGVVFQIADLSFVSRLGEAPLAAVIIANQTLRQVFFLIAMGLGFATQSLVSRAVGAGDLEGAEHIAGQAFALAGLVSLGVAAVGWFFAEPLFALPGPDPSFAEYGVPYLRWIYVLNFGVLGTMLFSSILGGAGDTTTPLFVQLVQFGVAILAEWVLIFGHWGAPELGVRGAAFGIVSGQFAAMALGMWVLFRGKARVHLRRRHLRPDPGAMASIAKIAWLPTLQMCGGVATSFAFVRLTGSYGEEVQTAFAISLRVGMILPMVCFPLAGACSTLVGQALGAGDVPRAWRAIGIGLLVHGTLMWSIAAVILAYRVEILELLSDDPEVIRVGADFLWYAAASFFLFAVYFIVLRSLQGAGDFGVPMLLTLSNAFVVTIPLGFLLAERAGYGAEGVAMAQFIGAIFVTVTTSAWLLTGRWTRGRAHSARP from the coding sequence GTGAGCGAAGCTTCGGGGAGCGAGACACCCGACGCCCGGTCCCGCGGCGCCGGCTGGCGCAATCGCGATCACACCCAGGGAAGCCTGGCGTCGTCCCTCTTCGTGCTCGCGCTGCCGCTCGTCGCGAGCGGTGTACTCGGCGGCGTGGTATTCCAGATCGCGGACCTGAGCTTCGTGTCGCGCCTCGGCGAGGCCCCGCTCGCCGCGGTCATCATCGCGAACCAGACCCTGCGTCAGGTCTTCTTCCTGATCGCGATGGGTCTTGGCTTCGCCACCCAGTCCCTCGTTTCCCGCGCCGTCGGCGCCGGCGACCTCGAGGGCGCCGAACACATCGCGGGTCAGGCCTTCGCCCTCGCCGGACTGGTTTCGCTCGGGGTCGCGGCCGTCGGCTGGTTCTTCGCCGAGCCCCTCTTCGCCCTGCCCGGTCCCGACCCGAGCTTTGCGGAATACGGCGTGCCCTACCTGCGCTGGATCTACGTGCTGAACTTCGGCGTGCTCGGCACGATGCTCTTCTCGAGCATCCTCGGCGGCGCGGGCGACACCACGACGCCGCTCTTCGTCCAGCTCGTCCAGTTCGGCGTCGCGATCCTGGCCGAATGGGTGTTGATCTTCGGGCACTGGGGCGCGCCCGAGCTCGGCGTCCGCGGTGCCGCGTTCGGGATCGTGAGTGGTCAGTTCGCCGCGATGGCACTCGGGATGTGGGTGCTGTTTCGCGGCAAGGCCCGCGTGCACCTGCGCCGGCGACATCTCCGACCCGATCCGGGCGCGATGGCGTCGATCGCGAAGATCGCCTGGCTCCCCACCCTCCAGATGTGTGGCGGGGTCGCCACCAGCTTCGCCTTCGTCCGGCTCACCGGGAGCTACGGGGAGGAAGTGCAAACCGCCTTCGCGATCTCACTGCGCGTCGGGATGATCCTGCCGATGGTGTGCTTCCCCCTGGCCGGTGCATGCTCGACCCTGGTGGGGCAGGCGCTCGGCGCCGGAGACGTCCCGCGGGCCTGGCGCGCGATCGGCATCGGCCTGCTCGTCCACGGCACACTCATGTGGAGCATCGCCGCCGTCATCCTCGCCTACCGCGTCGAGATCCTCGAGCTCTTGAGCGACGACCCGGAGGTGATCCGGGTGGGTGCAGACTTCCTCTGGTACGCGGCCGCCTCGTTCTTCCTCTTCGCCGTCTATTTCATCGTGTTGCGGTCGTTGCAGGGGGCTGGCGACTTCGGCGTCCCCATGCTCCTCACCCTCTCGAACGCCTTCGTGGTCACGATCCCCCTCGGGTTCCTGTTGGCCGAACGCGCCGGCTACGGCGCCGAGGGCGTCGCCATGGCCCAGTTCATCGGAGCGATCTTCGTGACGGTGACCACGAGCGCCTGGCTCCTCACTGGCCGCTGGACCCGAGGCCGGGCACACTCGGCGCGCCCATGA
- a CDS encoding glycine/sarcosine/betaine reductase selenoprotein B family protein gives MGADDAMREAMGRIPPGIEFPPVELVSAPALGEATVAVVTTAALAHPGEPWADQTHEYRLFDRDASGLIMAHNSTNLDRSGFALDRNVVFPIDRLAEMEREGVLGRVAPRHASFQGSTFELQTFLLDTGPRLAAELRGDGVDVALLTPV, from the coding sequence ATGGGCGCCGATGATGCGATGCGCGAGGCGATGGGCCGCATTCCGCCCGGGATCGAGTTCCCGCCGGTGGAGCTGGTCTCCGCACCGGCCCTCGGCGAGGCCACGGTCGCGGTCGTGACCACCGCCGCACTCGCGCACCCCGGCGAGCCCTGGGCCGACCAGACCCACGAGTACCGCCTCTTCGACCGGGACGCGTCGGGTCTGATCATGGCGCACAACAGCACCAACCTGGATCGCTCGGGCTTCGCCCTCGACCGCAACGTGGTGTTCCCGATCGACCGCCTGGCCGAAATGGAGCGGGAAGGCGTGCTCGGTCGCGTCGCCCCGCGCCATGCCTCGTTTCAGGGTTCGACCTTCGAGCTGCAGACCTTCCTGCTCGACACGGGGCCGCGCCTCGCCGCCGAGCTGCGCGGCGACGGTGTCGACGTCGCCCTGCTGACCCCCGTCTGA
- a CDS encoding CoA pyrophosphatase, with protein sequence MVDRYDEGLRERVRAHLNGFSRRPHEDDALRPAAVALVLVADEGGFPSFLITRRAPRLNAHKGQWALPGGRLDAGETPVQAALRELDEEVGLSLGEDAVLGLLDDYPTRSGYCMTPVVVWGGAHAELAPNPDEVAKLYHVPLSELLRPDVPQLRSIPESDRPVISVPLLGTHIHAPTAAILYQLREVALCGEHTRVAHFDQPVFAWR encoded by the coding sequence ATGGTCGACCGCTACGACGAGGGCCTGCGAGAGCGGGTGCGCGCGCACCTGAACGGGTTCTCGCGGCGCCCCCACGAAGACGACGCTCTGCGGCCCGCCGCCGTGGCGCTGGTACTGGTGGCGGACGAGGGCGGCTTTCCGAGCTTCCTGATCACCCGTCGCGCCCCGCGCCTCAACGCCCACAAGGGCCAGTGGGCGCTGCCGGGTGGACGACTCGACGCCGGCGAGACCCCGGTGCAGGCGGCCCTCCGCGAGCTCGACGAGGAGGTGGGCCTGAGCCTCGGCGAAGACGCCGTCCTCGGGCTCCTCGATGACTACCCGACCCGTTCCGGCTACTGCATGACACCGGTCGTGGTCTGGGGCGGCGCGCACGCCGAGCTCGCGCCGAACCCGGACGAGGTCGCGAAGCTCTACCACGTGCCGCTCTCCGAGCTGTTGCGGCCCGACGTCCCCCAGCTCCGCAGCATCCCCGAGAGCGATCGGCCGGTGATCTCCGTGCCGCTCCTCGGCACCCACATCCACGCCCCGACGGCGGCGATCCTGTATCAGCTGCGCGAGGTCGCCCTCTGCGGCGAACACACGCGCGTGGCCCACTTCGACCAGCCCGTCTTCGCCTGGCGGTAG